From one Burkholderia pyrrocinia genomic stretch:
- a CDS encoding DUF1302 domain-containing protein, with protein MESARLVRNATISIAMAGAATSSAYAYDFTMGGGALQGSWVSNLTAGAGIRTKNPSCSLTGDPNAFGCGAGANTNQWGYADNGDLNYRKGQPFSTYISATSELLLKMPSEGLKFMVRGTGMYDFMAKNTNRTPLSSTAAAQVVYNAQLLDLWAQKDFTIGGRNAHVRLGNQVINWGESMFAQSGINATNSIDVQKLLIPGSQLKQALLPAPMASLAADLSHGFSTEAYYQFQWNGNRYPPVGSYWSVTNGFGRGAEPFTINTNNLNVTGPSAGTIANAIGGPGAAGNQDTLNAIKNGLVNGTYAGPPFNDIGLPSTTNLPAKYRPQFGVKFNYSPRSFDANFAFYYLNYTDKSPVLASLANGTVQWSYLGRRQLFGVSANFGLGPWAIGTELSYRPRDAVALSSCYGAGGPLDLNTNGVAGINCQQWADKKKFQYDINGLLALTRSEYPFLKLLGADSAALTWELTWIYYPGLKSSGVTRTIDGQTVTQVPQAGYLPWLNNGSAAGYPIGMGQGTSSSVGATIDFNWTYDGSLIPGWQVTPGVTFSTGLYGYTPTFTANYMQGAKSVNVYVLFNQNPPNWQAGINFTSFWGGHNTVGQPYADRNFVGLFVTRNF; from the coding sequence ATGGAATCGGCAAGATTAGTAAGGAATGCTACGATCTCGATTGCAATGGCGGGGGCTGCGACGTCGAGCGCCTATGCGTACGATTTCACGATGGGAGGCGGGGCACTGCAGGGCTCGTGGGTGTCGAACCTGACGGCCGGCGCCGGTATTCGCACCAAAAACCCGAGTTGCTCGCTCACCGGCGACCCGAACGCCTTCGGCTGCGGCGCGGGCGCGAACACCAACCAGTGGGGCTACGCGGACAACGGTGACCTGAACTACCGCAAGGGCCAGCCGTTCAGCACCTACATCAGCGCGACCAGCGAGCTGCTGCTGAAGATGCCGAGCGAAGGGCTGAAGTTCATGGTGCGCGGCACGGGCATGTACGACTTCATGGCCAAGAACACGAACCGCACGCCGTTGTCGAGCACCGCGGCCGCGCAGGTGGTGTACAACGCGCAACTGCTCGACCTGTGGGCGCAGAAGGATTTCACGATCGGCGGGCGCAACGCGCACGTGCGGCTCGGCAACCAGGTGATCAACTGGGGCGAGAGCATGTTCGCGCAGAGCGGTATCAACGCGACCAACTCGATCGACGTGCAGAAGTTGCTGATTCCCGGTTCGCAGCTCAAGCAGGCGCTGCTGCCGGCGCCGATGGCGAGCCTCGCTGCCGACCTGTCGCACGGGTTCAGCACCGAGGCGTATTACCAGTTCCAGTGGAACGGCAATCGCTACCCGCCGGTCGGTTCGTACTGGTCGGTGACGAACGGCTTCGGCCGCGGTGCGGAGCCGTTCACGATCAACACGAACAACCTGAACGTGACCGGCCCGAGCGCGGGCACGATCGCCAACGCGATCGGCGGGCCGGGCGCCGCCGGCAACCAGGACACGCTCAACGCAATCAAGAACGGGCTCGTGAACGGCACGTACGCAGGGCCGCCGTTCAACGACATCGGCCTGCCGAGCACGACGAACCTGCCGGCGAAATACCGGCCGCAGTTCGGCGTGAAGTTCAACTACTCGCCGCGCTCGTTCGACGCGAACTTCGCGTTCTACTACCTGAACTACACGGACAAGTCGCCGGTGCTCGCGTCGCTCGCGAACGGGACCGTGCAATGGTCGTATCTCGGCCGGCGTCAACTGTTCGGCGTCAGCGCGAACTTCGGGCTCGGCCCGTGGGCGATCGGCACCGAGCTGTCGTACCGGCCGCGCGACGCGGTCGCGCTGTCGAGCTGCTACGGCGCAGGCGGCCCGCTCGACCTGAACACGAACGGCGTGGCGGGCATCAACTGCCAGCAATGGGCCGACAAGAAGAAATTCCAGTACGACATCAACGGGCTGCTTGCGCTGACGCGCAGCGAATACCCGTTCCTGAAGCTGCTCGGCGCCGATTCGGCCGCGCTGACCTGGGAGCTGACGTGGATCTACTACCCGGGCCTGAAATCCAGCGGCGTCACGCGCACGATCGACGGCCAGACCGTCACGCAGGTACCGCAGGCCGGCTACCTGCCGTGGCTGAACAACGGGTCGGCGGCCGGCTATCCGATCGGGATGGGCCAGGGCACCTCGAGCTCGGTGGGCGCGACGATCGACTTCAACTGGACCTACGACGGCTCGCTGATCCCCGGCTGGCAGGTCACGCCTGGCGTGACGTTCAGCACCGGCCTGTACGGCTACACGCCGACCTTCACCGCGAATTACATGCAGGGCGCGAAGTCGGTGAACGTCTACGTGCTGTTCAACCAGAACCCGCCGAACTGGCAGGCCGGCATCAACTTCACTTCGTTCTGGGGCGGCCACAACACGGTGGGCCAGCCTTACGCGGACCGCAATTTCGTCGGCTTGTTCGTCACGCGGAATTTCTGA
- a CDS encoding flavin monoamine oxidase family protein — MSRKSSTSGSADMQRRQWLKVAGASVAAGGLALGTVRAKADAVPAAGNDGDVLDVAIVGAGLAGLTAARDLRYAGCESFVVLEARDRVGGRTLNYDVGGGYVTEVGGQWIGPGQTAVADLARELEVGTFPSYYAGKTVILGGDGRAEIDLQGTFGTDEAVAAKLSRLSRDVPSATPWTSPKAGELDRLSVGDWLAQQGIKPEDRMGWNASISLSGGVAPAKMGLLHFLSMINSADCDYAQLDSIKHSAQETRFVGGSQILSTRMAQQLGDKVRLSSPVRRIVGWDRDVVTLQTDRGTVRAKQVVMALHPALCHQVQFDPPLPEKRNALQRAWPAHSPARKTAMVYRRPFWRDKGLNGHLFQTDGPIFWAYDNSPPGGEIGVINAFVRNALVPSDPQAAKQMHMDLYAQAWGDDARAPVSYHDRDWGLADPWTLTCVSAIPPGFWSAHGEALRAPCGNLIWSGTETANIWAGYMDGAVRSGHQSALQALNALRRA, encoded by the coding sequence ATGTCCAGGAAGTCATCCACCAGCGGGTCGGCCGACATGCAGCGCAGGCAGTGGCTCAAGGTCGCGGGCGCGTCCGTCGCGGCGGGCGGGCTTGCGCTCGGCACGGTGCGGGCGAAGGCCGATGCGGTGCCTGCCGCCGGCAACGACGGCGACGTGCTCGATGTCGCGATCGTCGGCGCCGGGCTTGCCGGCCTGACGGCCGCGCGCGATCTGCGCTACGCGGGCTGCGAATCCTTCGTCGTGCTCGAGGCGCGCGATCGCGTGGGCGGCCGCACGCTCAACTACGACGTGGGCGGAGGCTATGTGACGGAAGTCGGCGGCCAGTGGATCGGCCCGGGCCAGACGGCTGTTGCGGATCTCGCCCGCGAGCTGGAAGTCGGCACGTTCCCGAGTTATTACGCAGGCAAGACGGTCATTCTCGGCGGCGACGGGCGCGCCGAGATCGACCTGCAGGGCACATTCGGCACCGACGAGGCCGTCGCGGCGAAGCTCAGCCGGCTGTCGCGCGACGTGCCGTCGGCCACGCCGTGGACGTCGCCGAAGGCCGGCGAACTCGACCGGCTGTCGGTCGGCGACTGGCTCGCGCAGCAGGGCATCAAACCCGAAGACCGGATGGGCTGGAACGCGTCGATCTCGCTGTCGGGCGGCGTCGCGCCGGCGAAGATGGGGCTGCTGCATTTCCTGTCGATGATCAATTCCGCCGATTGCGATTACGCGCAGCTCGACTCGATCAAGCACAGCGCGCAGGAAACCCGTTTCGTCGGCGGCTCGCAGATCCTCAGCACCCGGATGGCGCAGCAACTGGGCGACAAGGTGCGCCTGTCGTCGCCGGTGCGCCGGATCGTCGGCTGGGATCGCGACGTCGTCACGTTGCAGACCGATCGCGGCACGGTGCGCGCGAAACAGGTCGTGATGGCGCTCCACCCGGCGCTGTGCCACCAGGTGCAGTTCGACCCGCCGCTGCCCGAAAAGCGCAACGCGCTGCAGCGCGCGTGGCCGGCCCATTCGCCGGCGCGCAAGACGGCGATGGTCTACCGCCGCCCGTTCTGGCGCGACAAGGGATTGAACGGCCACCTCTTCCAGACCGACGGGCCGATCTTCTGGGCTTACGACAATTCGCCGCCGGGCGGCGAGATCGGTGTGATCAACGCGTTCGTCCGGAATGCGCTGGTGCCGTCGGACCCGCAGGCCGCAAAGCAGATGCACATGGATCTGTACGCGCAGGCTTGGGGCGACGACGCGCGTGCGCCGGTGTCGTACCACGATCGCGACTGGGGGCTCGCCGACCCGTGGACGCTCACGTGCGTATCGGCAATCCCGCCCGGCTTCTGGAGCGCGCACGGCGAAGCGTTGCGTGCGCCGTGCGGCAACCTGATCTGGTCGGGCACCGAGACCGCGAATATCTGGGCCGGCTACATGGACGGCGCCGTTCGCTCCGGTCACCAAAGCGCGCTTCAGGCGCTCAATGCACTGCGTCGCGCATAG
- a CDS encoding c-type cytochrome — translation MKKRMLLLAALVVAGALLALYGPTLLGFYRLQRHIDTTAQADDADGGPWPRVTDACMGCHGVKGTSLSQAYPSLAGQPAQYVAAQLRAFASGQRANPTMGPLAMTMSEAEIAHLAGYYAKQAPADNRYFKPDARLRAKGEQLVAGGACAACHGARLTGQAQFPRLAGQGYDYLLAQLDAFANGSRSEATGTMQRVARAMSADDRAAVATYLASVGPGKQ, via the coding sequence ATGAAGAAACGCATGCTGCTGCTCGCGGCGCTCGTGGTGGCTGGCGCGCTGCTGGCCCTCTACGGCCCGACGCTGCTCGGCTTCTATCGCCTGCAGCGCCATATCGATACGACGGCGCAAGCCGACGACGCCGACGGCGGCCCGTGGCCGCGCGTGACCGACGCGTGCATGGGCTGCCACGGCGTGAAGGGCACGTCGCTCAGCCAGGCGTATCCGAGCCTCGCCGGCCAGCCGGCCCAATACGTCGCCGCGCAGTTGCGCGCGTTCGCGAGCGGGCAACGGGCGAACCCGACGATGGGCCCGCTCGCGATGACCATGAGCGAAGCGGAGATCGCGCATCTGGCCGGTTACTACGCGAAACAGGCGCCGGCGGACAACCGCTATTTCAAACCGGATGCGCGACTGCGCGCGAAGGGCGAGCAGCTGGTGGCGGGCGGCGCGTGTGCTGCCTGTCACGGCGCGCGGCTGACCGGGCAGGCGCAGTTTCCGCGCCTGGCCGGGCAGGGCTACGACTACCTGCTCGCGCAGCTCGACGCGTTCGCGAACGGCTCGCGCAGCGAGGCCACGGGCACGATGCAGCGCGTCGCGCGGGCAATGTCGGCGGACGATCGCGCGGCGGTCGCGACCTATCTCGCGAGCGTCGGCCCCGGCAAACAGTGA
- a CDS encoding DUF1329 domain-containing protein, translating to MKKHSFWAVSAIAAAACLAIGTAVAADDLTPAGADRAASKDGVVPAYAGKQSPDAGWEWGKVRADFWKHRNEKPLYSIDAANVDKYADKLSPGQVALIKQKKGYRMDVYPSHRECQLPDAAEQNSKANLTAAKLDSTGENLASAALPGVPFPQPKSGVEAILNYEMRYRGEGVEWAQVATAISPRPGGSDWIDAVGPQTFYFPSAKLGKRSPQDVDQLSAAVYFQMNSPAALAGQAFVQRQYFNKDSETYYYFPGQRRVRRMPAYTHDAPLIGFENQYLIDEANMFNGSLDRFNWKLVGKKEMIVPYNAFGMYRFKSKLHDVATPDGLAAANRRYETHRVWAVEATLKPSARHVASKKVFYLDEDSWLALVGEDYDAQGKLWKVRESYPIPVWELGGTCDNEPLAQYDMINGRYVFDASSIGQGKDIRWLEQPDDPRFKSDFYTAESLRSVSER from the coding sequence ATGAAGAAGCATAGTTTCTGGGCCGTGTCCGCGATCGCGGCCGCTGCATGTCTCGCGATCGGCACGGCCGTCGCGGCGGACGACCTGACACCGGCCGGCGCCGATCGAGCGGCGAGCAAGGACGGCGTGGTGCCGGCCTATGCCGGCAAGCAGTCGCCCGATGCGGGCTGGGAGTGGGGCAAGGTGCGCGCCGATTTCTGGAAGCACCGCAACGAGAAACCGCTCTACTCGATCGATGCCGCAAACGTCGACAAGTACGCGGACAAGCTGTCGCCCGGGCAGGTCGCGCTGATCAAGCAGAAGAAGGGCTACCGGATGGACGTCTACCCGTCCCATCGCGAATGTCAACTGCCGGACGCCGCCGAGCAGAACTCGAAGGCGAACCTCACGGCCGCGAAGCTGGATTCGACCGGCGAGAACCTCGCATCGGCCGCGTTGCCGGGCGTGCCGTTCCCGCAGCCGAAGAGCGGCGTGGAAGCGATCCTGAACTACGAGATGCGCTATCGCGGCGAAGGCGTCGAATGGGCGCAGGTTGCCACGGCCATTTCGCCGCGTCCGGGCGGCAGCGACTGGATCGACGCGGTCGGCCCGCAGACGTTCTACTTTCCGTCCGCCAAGCTCGGCAAGCGCTCGCCGCAGGATGTCGACCAGTTGAGCGCGGCCGTCTACTTCCAGATGAATTCGCCCGCCGCGCTCGCCGGTCAGGCCTTCGTCCAGCGGCAGTACTTCAACAAGGACTCGGAAACCTACTACTACTTCCCGGGCCAGCGGCGCGTGCGACGCATGCCGGCCTATACGCACGACGCACCGTTGATCGGGTTCGAGAACCAGTACCTGATCGACGAGGCGAACATGTTCAACGGCTCGCTCGACCGGTTCAACTGGAAGCTGGTCGGCAAGAAGGAAATGATCGTCCCGTACAACGCGTTCGGCATGTACCGGTTCAAGAGCAAGCTGCATGACGTCGCGACCCCCGACGGCCTCGCCGCTGCGAACCGCCGTTACGAGACGCATCGCGTGTGGGCGGTCGAAGCGACGCTGAAGCCGAGCGCGCGGCACGTCGCGTCGAAGAAGGTGTTCTATCTCGACGAAGACAGCTGGCTCGCGCTCGTCGGCGAGGACTACGACGCGCAGGGCAAGCTGTGGAAGGTGCGGGAAAGCTACCCGATTCCCGTGTGGGAGCTCGGCGGCACCTGCGACAACGAACCGCTCGCGCAGTACGACATGATCAACGGCCGATACGTGTTCGACGCGTCGTCGATCGGTCAGGGCAAGGACATTCGCTGGCTCGAGCAGCCGGACGACCCGCGCTTCAAGTCGGACTTCTACACGGCGGAATCGCTGCGCTCGGTCAGCGAACGGTGA
- a CDS encoding ATP-binding protein — protein sequence MKLDGLSRQIALTMGAIAFGVTLLVVVTAYAFYYVLYTYWPDDFKQTGWFPTGPEWVWITSTALVGLVISIIVAVNLSRRILVPLNSVTDGIRRVARGDLGARAVAGDRSLHEAARLADNFNALASELQRVTDEQTFWNAAIAHELRTPVTVLRGRLQGLAEGVFTPSEALYRSLLAQVEGLTRLIEDLRVVSLADSGHLSIEIRDTDLAADVRAVVDVFAHALQAAGQHPVLDLEPRRMCCDPVRLRQALLALLENARRHAVPGAIRIQTRIEHGMCRLRVEDDGPGIPADFAPHVFKAFRRVDESQPGGTGLGLAVVAAIAHAHHGEAICVPTGAGGTRFEVQWPDNLVPAPESERFPA from the coding sequence TTGAAGCTCGACGGACTGAGCCGCCAGATCGCGCTGACGATGGGCGCGATCGCGTTCGGCGTCACGCTGCTGGTCGTCGTGACGGCCTACGCGTTCTACTACGTGCTGTACACCTACTGGCCGGACGATTTCAAGCAGACGGGCTGGTTCCCGACCGGGCCGGAGTGGGTGTGGATCACTTCGACCGCGCTGGTCGGTCTCGTGATCTCGATCATCGTTGCGGTCAACCTGTCGCGGCGCATCCTCGTGCCGCTGAATTCGGTGACGGACGGCATCCGCCGCGTCGCGCGCGGCGATCTCGGCGCGCGCGCCGTCGCCGGCGACCGCTCGCTGCACGAAGCCGCGCGGCTCGCCGACAATTTCAACGCGCTCGCGAGCGAACTGCAGCGCGTGACCGACGAGCAGACATTCTGGAATGCCGCGATCGCACACGAACTGCGCACGCCCGTCACCGTGCTGCGCGGGCGGCTGCAAGGGCTCGCCGAAGGCGTGTTCACGCCCAGCGAAGCGCTGTATCGCAGCCTGCTCGCGCAGGTCGAAGGGTTGACGCGGCTGATCGAGGATCTGCGCGTGGTCAGCCTCGCCGATAGCGGCCACCTGAGCATCGAGATCCGCGACACCGATCTCGCCGCCGACGTGCGCGCCGTGGTCGACGTGTTCGCTCACGCGCTGCAGGCCGCCGGCCAGCATCCGGTGCTCGATCTCGAACCGCGCCGCATGTGCTGCGACCCGGTCCGCCTCCGCCAGGCGCTGCTGGCGCTGCTGGAGAATGCGCGCCGCCATGCGGTGCCCGGTGCGATCCGGATCCAGACGCGCATCGAACACGGGATGTGCCGGCTGCGTGTCGAAGACGACGGCCCCGGCATCCCGGCCGATTTCGCGCCGCACGTGTTCAAGGCATTCAGGCGCGTCGACGAGTCGCAGCCCGGCGGCACCGGCCTCGGGCTCGCGGTCGTCGCGGCGATTGCGCATGCGCACCACGGCGAGGCGATCTGCGTGCCGACGGGCGCCGGCGGCACGCGGTTCGAGGTGCAGTGGCCCGACAACCTCGTGCCGGCGCCCGAGAGCGAGCGGTTTCCGGCTTAG
- a CDS encoding RidA family protein — protein MAATPKRQSIVPPAFQPWYDAYHFSPATRVGDTIWVSGQVGLDAQMQPADGVQAQARIAFECLKMILEEAGASLADVVELTTFHTDLQRETEGFAAVKDEYFPNRYPSWTAVGVTQLALPGLCVEVRAVAVAGSGKD, from the coding sequence ATGGCAGCTACCCCCAAGCGGCAATCGATCGTTCCGCCCGCATTCCAGCCGTGGTACGACGCGTACCACTTCTCGCCGGCGACGCGTGTCGGCGACACGATCTGGGTCTCGGGCCAGGTCGGCCTCGACGCGCAGATGCAGCCGGCGGACGGCGTGCAGGCGCAGGCGCGGATCGCGTTCGAGTGCCTGAAGATGATCCTCGAGGAGGCAGGCGCGAGCCTCGCCGACGTCGTCGAACTGACGACGTTCCACACGGATCTGCAGCGCGAGACCGAGGGTTTCGCCGCAGTGAAGGACGAGTATTTCCCGAACCGCTATCCGTCCTGGACCGCGGTCGGCGTGACGCAGCTGGCGCTGCCGGGCCTGTGCGTGGAGGTCCGCGCGGTAGCGGTGGCCGGTTCCGGCAAGGACTGA
- a CDS encoding phytanoyl-CoA dioxygenase family protein, with product MDASKRRAFFEDGAVLVEGVLDDEQLAQCRAVFDWGMENPGPMATTLLDGTEYKSHNDNANPYAKARLDELVGTLPFGQLFADLWGSKHVWYFAEELFMKGGGKSARSPWHQDTSYLPWQGMHFGNAWISFEAVPKRNALEIVRGSHHGVRHDGTTFQNADDPTDPLHGGDVWPRLPNIEAERRAAPGAYDIVSWETKPGDVLLLHPGVLHGGGAVDADLPDRHTLVLRFFGDDAVFSPLPDESRSGFTPAGVLFVEELAALKAGDPFRAPCFRQLV from the coding sequence ATGGATGCATCCAAACGCAGGGCTTTCTTCGAGGATGGTGCGGTGCTCGTCGAAGGCGTGCTCGACGACGAACAATTGGCGCAATGCCGTGCGGTGTTCGACTGGGGGATGGAGAACCCGGGCCCGATGGCGACGACGCTGCTCGACGGCACCGAGTACAAGTCGCACAACGACAACGCGAACCCGTATGCGAAGGCCCGGCTCGACGAACTCGTCGGCACGCTGCCGTTCGGGCAGTTGTTCGCCGACCTGTGGGGCTCTAAGCACGTGTGGTACTTCGCGGAGGAGCTGTTCATGAAGGGCGGCGGCAAGAGCGCGCGCTCGCCGTGGCACCAGGACACGTCGTACCTGCCTTGGCAAGGGATGCACTTCGGCAACGCATGGATCAGCTTCGAGGCCGTGCCGAAGCGCAATGCGCTGGAGATCGTGCGCGGTTCGCATCACGGCGTGCGCCACGACGGCACCACGTTCCAGAACGCCGACGACCCGACCGACCCGCTCCATGGCGGCGACGTGTGGCCGCGCCTGCCGAACATCGAAGCCGAACGCCGCGCGGCGCCGGGCGCATACGACATCGTCTCGTGGGAAACGAAGCCGGGCGACGTGCTGCTGCTCCATCCGGGCGTGCTGCACGGCGGCGGCGCGGTCGATGCGGATTTGCCCGATCGCCACACGCTGGTGCTGCGCTTCTTCGGCGACGACGCGGTGTTCAGCCCGCTGCCCGATGAAAGCCGCTCGGGCTTCACGCCCGCCGGCGTGCTGTTCGTCGAGGAACTCGCCGCGTTGAAGGCAGGCGATCCGTTCCGCGCACCGTGTTTCCGTCAACTCGTCTGA
- a CDS encoding response regulator — translation MPDISSSSGAGQGAQALVLIAEDEPEIAEILIAYFARSGLRTVHAADGRRALELHLSLKPDLVLLDVQMPHVDGWKVLAEIRHRGDTPVIMLTALDQDIDKLTGLRIGADDYVVKPFNPAEVVARAQAVLRRSMASSRHEEQRVLRAAPFEIDLERHEATVEVGSTRHTLVLTLTEFKLLAQLARAPRRVFSRAELMATCLPEGDALERTVDSHVSKLRKKLDDLGVAGVPASVRGVGYKLWSGD, via the coding sequence ATGCCCGATATTTCTTCGTCTTCCGGCGCCGGCCAGGGCGCCCAGGCGCTCGTCCTCATCGCCGAGGACGAACCCGAGATCGCCGAGATCCTGATCGCCTATTTCGCGCGCAGCGGCCTGCGCACCGTGCACGCCGCCGACGGCCGTCGCGCGCTCGAACTCCACCTGTCGCTCAAGCCCGACCTCGTGCTGCTCGACGTGCAGATGCCGCACGTCGACGGCTGGAAGGTGCTCGCCGAGATCCGCCATCGCGGCGACACGCCCGTCATCATGCTGACCGCGCTCGACCAGGACATCGACAAGCTGACCGGGCTGCGCATCGGCGCCGACGACTACGTGGTCAAGCCGTTCAATCCCGCCGAAGTCGTCGCGCGCGCGCAGGCCGTGCTGCGCCGGTCGATGGCCAGCTCGCGCCACGAAGAACAGCGCGTGCTGCGCGCCGCGCCGTTCGAGATCGATCTCGAACGCCACGAAGCGACGGTCGAGGTCGGCAGCACACGGCACACGCTCGTGCTGACGCTCACCGAATTCAAGCTGCTTGCGCAGCTCGCGCGCGCGCCACGCCGCGTGTTCAGCCGCGCCGAGCTGATGGCCACCTGCCTGCCGGAAGGCGATGCGCTGGAGCGCACCGTCGACAGCCACGTCAGCAAGCTGCGCAAGAAACTCGACGATCTCGGTGTCGCGGGCGTGCCGGCGAGCGTGCGCGGCGTCGGCTACAAGCTGTGGAGCGGAGATTGA